A single genomic interval of Roseomonas aeriglobus harbors:
- a CDS encoding PD40 domain-containing protein produces the protein MTNESRRDVLKGLVGGSVALAATQVAAQTPAPRPAGPPPREWVDPKTGHRIVRLSPDGGGGKLYFYKNSFSPQGDLMAMSVPEGIAVVDLKTRRLRTLVADTRAELMFTARRSRTLFYSVSDPGEGQPMDRGRTIFAVDIDSGKARQVARMPNGVLNSLNADDTLMLGFVAYGSQPLQPGVADVRNRKFDQAEYAATGPDGKPLNFAKAKGVRMLQRWAARYPMEIFVLDLKTGERRVIHKTNEWIGHTQFSPTDPTRLIFCHEGPWDRVDRMWTMRVDGSDLRRTHDRTMNFEIFGHEWFGADGREVYYDLQTPRGQVFWVASVDLATGKRVYRLVDRDDWGVHFNRSMDGKLFASDGGDADMVAHAQDGKWLSLLRPEPVPDAEPENYRADLITCEVMRRERLVDLSGHDYRLEPNLTFTPDGKWIVFVSNMHGANHVYAVEVAKA, from the coding sequence ATGACGAACGAGAGCCGGCGCGATGTGCTGAAGGGTCTGGTGGGCGGATCGGTCGCGCTCGCCGCGACCCAGGTCGCCGCGCAGACGCCCGCCCCCAGGCCCGCCGGCCCGCCACCGCGCGAGTGGGTCGACCCGAAGACGGGCCACCGCATTGTCCGGCTGAGCCCCGATGGCGGGGGTGGCAAGCTGTACTTCTACAAGAATAGCTTCAGCCCCCAAGGCGACCTGATGGCGATGTCAGTGCCCGAGGGGATCGCGGTCGTCGACCTGAAGACGCGCAGGCTGCGTACGCTCGTCGCCGATACGCGTGCCGAACTGATGTTCACCGCGCGCCGGTCGCGCACCCTGTTCTATTCGGTGAGCGACCCCGGCGAGGGGCAGCCGATGGACCGCGGCCGCACGATCTTTGCGGTCGATATCGACAGCGGCAAGGCACGGCAGGTCGCCCGGATGCCGAACGGCGTCCTTAATTCGCTGAACGCCGACGACACGTTGATGCTGGGCTTCGTCGCCTATGGCTCGCAACCGCTGCAACCCGGCGTCGCCGACGTGCGGAACCGCAAGTTCGACCAGGCCGAATATGCCGCGACCGGGCCCGACGGAAAGCCGCTCAATTTCGCCAAGGCCAAGGGCGTTCGGATGCTTCAGCGCTGGGCGGCGCGATATCCAATGGAGATCTTCGTCCTCGATCTGAAGACGGGCGAACGGCGCGTCATCCACAAGACCAACGAGTGGATCGGCCATACCCAATTCTCACCGACCGACCCGACGCGCCTCATCTTTTGCCACGAAGGACCGTGGGACCGCGTCGACCGGATGTGGACGATGCGGGTCGACGGCAGCGACCTGCGTCGCACGCATGATCGCACGATGAACTTCGAAATCTTCGGTCACGAATGGTTCGGCGCGGATGGGCGCGAGGTCTATTACGACCTGCAGACGCCGCGGGGGCAGGTGTTCTGGGTCGCCTCGGTCGATCTGGCGACGGGCAAGCGCGTGTACCGGCTGGTCGATCGCGACGACTGGGGCGTGCATTTCAACCGGTCGATGGACGGCAAGCTGTTCGCCAGCGACGGCGGCGACGCCGACATGGTCGCGCATGCCCAGGACGGCAAATGGCTGTCACTGCTGCGGCCCGAACCGGTGCCCGACGCCGAGCCCGAAAATTATCGGGCCGACCTGATTACGTGCGAGGTCATGCGGCGCGAACGGTTGGTCGACCTGTCGGGACATGATTACCGGCTGGAGCCGAATTTGACCTTCACGCCGGATGGCAAGTGGATCGTGTTCGTGTCGAACATGCATGGGGCAAACCATGTGTACGCGGTCGAGGTCGCGAAGGCGTGA
- a CDS encoding DUF4450 domain-containing protein, with product MSPRAALLATSLFVLAVPAPAQTLVATEGVQPNRTGHLDRPIRYRPEGDAFVIENGTERFNRPLYGGNTAFRVDGGDRPEFVLYLPGRGGNLRFAVQAADGTRWWLHDARSITTRYRPGELDYRITDPRLGAGTITLTLVALAATEGAVVRASATGVPSGTTLAWRFGGVNGQRGKRDGDIGTESIPISEWFAFRPAFAEGNKPILDLRGFSLEGAPGTIFGTLLNGDIRGFHEGEAWDDADAAITRGAAPKRPVIAGTLKLTEADAYLVLQRRSYAPAANADLSTYTAVSADPRAPAALPPLAPRYAPADLPAVFEAARAHATDVRGRVRITTPDPWLDAAVGALNIAADAVWDAPQSAIMHGAVAWRTKLLGWRGPYALDALGWHDRARANVRAWLPRQNVSPIPGAIPPADADSNLARNETALHSNGDLSNSHYDMNAVFIDALFRHLAWTGDLDVAREAWPAIERHLAWERRLFRRPFAGGPLYEAYAQIWASDDIQYSGGGVAYASAYNLFHNREAARIARALGKDPAPYEREATAIGKAMRAELWRPELGSFAEYRDWLGERALHPSAGLWSFYHTIDSGVPTPQEAWRMADAVTRDMPRLPIAGPGVPTDRRYGVYASSNWMPYTWSVKNVVMGENLHTALALWQAGRGEDAFTLAKGALLASMYMGISPGNVGSMNYLDVYRREAQRDFADGSGVMARTIVEGLFGVAPDALAKRLTLRPGLPATWDHAALTHPDLGMAFRRAGGIDRWTVRQSAGRFATLRLRLTAPRDGVSVTVGGKPARWSIDAEAVGAPAIVVDVPFRADVNVEVRWSGKPITVTTTPGAGFVRKRQGVMTWWAPVGPAPKRMPEPTVVDRAPAGAQRTIDLTSAFNDDVTAIFAPGKYRTPRSPFASLALPAQGLGAWAGHVNATAEIDDRGLRASGGELRLPDGGRFATPAKGRNALFVSKWSNYPAEATVPLAGKGRFLRLLMTGSTNAMQSRIDNGEVVVSYADGGIARLPLRNPTTWWPIERDYLIDDYQFRVPGTAPLRVDLATARVRRGGASGGSEGSEQRVPGGAATVLGLELDPKRPLRSLTVRARANDVVIGLLAATVQD from the coding sequence GTGTCCCCTCGCGCTGCCCTGCTCGCAACGTCGCTGTTCGTTCTGGCGGTGCCCGCGCCCGCCCAGACCCTGGTCGCGACCGAGGGCGTCCAGCCCAACCGCACGGGGCACCTCGACCGCCCGATCCGCTATCGCCCGGAGGGCGACGCGTTCGTGATCGAGAACGGGACCGAGCGGTTCAACCGTCCGCTCTACGGCGGCAATACCGCCTTCCGCGTCGACGGCGGCGACCGGCCGGAGTTCGTGCTGTATCTGCCAGGCCGCGGCGGCAATTTGCGTTTCGCGGTACAGGCGGCGGACGGGACGCGCTGGTGGCTGCACGATGCCAGGAGCATCACGACCCGTTACCGCCCGGGCGAGCTCGACTATCGCATCACCGACCCGCGGCTGGGTGCCGGCACGATCACACTGACATTGGTAGCGCTGGCCGCAACGGAAGGTGCCGTGGTGCGGGCGAGCGCCACAGGCGTGCCGAGCGGGACCACACTGGCCTGGCGGTTCGGCGGCGTGAATGGCCAACGCGGGAAGCGCGATGGCGATATCGGGACCGAAAGCATTCCGATCAGCGAGTGGTTCGCTTTTCGTCCCGCCTTTGCCGAAGGGAACAAACCGATTCTCGATCTGCGCGGCTTCAGTCTCGAAGGCGCGCCGGGAACGATCTTCGGGACGCTGTTGAACGGCGACATCCGCGGCTTTCACGAGGGGGAGGCGTGGGACGACGCGGACGCAGCGATCACGCGCGGGGCGGCACCGAAGCGACCGGTTATCGCAGGGACGCTGAAGCTGACCGAGGCCGATGCGTATCTCGTCCTCCAGCGCCGCAGCTATGCCCCGGCGGCCAACGCCGATCTCTCGACCTACACCGCCGTGAGTGCCGACCCCCGCGCCCCGGCGGCCCTGCCGCCGCTTGCACCGCGCTACGCGCCAGCCGATCTGCCCGCGGTGTTCGAGGCCGCGCGGGCCCATGCCACCGACGTACGCGGGCGGGTGCGCATCACGACGCCCGACCCGTGGCTCGATGCCGCGGTGGGCGCGCTCAACATCGCCGCGGACGCGGTGTGGGATGCGCCGCAATCGGCGATCATGCACGGCGCGGTCGCGTGGCGAACGAAGCTGCTCGGCTGGCGTGGACCCTATGCGCTCGATGCGCTCGGCTGGCATGATCGCGCGCGGGCGAACGTCCGTGCGTGGTTGCCACGGCAGAATGTGTCGCCGATCCCCGGCGCGATCCCTCCGGCCGATGCCGACAGCAATCTCGCCCGCAACGAAACGGCGCTGCATTCGAACGGCGACCTGTCGAACTCGCACTACGACATGAACGCGGTCTTCATCGACGCGCTGTTCCGCCATCTCGCCTGGACCGGCGACCTCGACGTCGCGCGGGAGGCGTGGCCCGCGATCGAGCGTCACCTGGCGTGGGAGCGCCGCCTGTTCCGCCGCCCCTTTGCCGGCGGGCCGCTGTACGAAGCCTATGCCCAAATCTGGGCGAGCGACGACATCCAATATTCGGGCGGCGGCGTCGCCTATGCGTCGGCCTATAATCTCTTCCACAACCGCGAAGCCGCCCGGATCGCCCGCGCGCTGGGCAAGGACCCGGCCCCGTACGAGCGCGAAGCAACAGCGATCGGCAAGGCGATGCGCGCCGAATTGTGGCGGCCGGAATTGGGCAGCTTCGCCGAATATCGCGACTGGCTGGGCGAGCGCGCGCTGCACCCGAGCGCGGGCCTGTGGAGCTTCTATCACACGATCGATTCGGGCGTACCGACGCCTCAAGAGGCATGGCGGATGGCCGATGCCGTTACCCGCGACATGCCGCGCTTGCCCATTGCCGGCCCCGGCGTGCCGACCGACCGCCGCTACGGCGTCTACGCTTCGTCGAACTGGATGCCGTACACCTGGTCGGTCAAAAACGTGGTGATGGGGGAGAATCTGCACACCGCGCTCGCGCTGTGGCAGGCAGGGCGGGGCGAAGATGCGTTCACCCTGGCCAAGGGCGCGCTGCTGGCCAGCATGTACATGGGGATCAGCCCGGGCAATGTCGGGTCGATGAACTATCTCGACGTGTATCGGCGCGAGGCCCAGCGCGACTTTGCCGATGGCTCGGGCGTGATGGCGCGAACGATCGTCGAGGGGCTGTTCGGCGTTGCGCCCGATGCGCTGGCCAAGCGGCTGACGCTGCGGCCCGGCCTGCCCGCGACATGGGATCATGCGGCACTGACGCATCCCGATTTGGGCATGGCGTTCCGGCGCGCGGGCGGCATCGATCGCTGGACGGTGCGCCAGTCGGCGGGCCGTTTCGCTACGCTCCGGCTGCGTCTGACGGCACCGCGCGACGGGGTTAGCGTCACGGTCGGCGGCAAGCCTGCTCGCTGGTCGATCGACGCAGAAGCGGTCGGCGCGCCCGCGATTGTGGTCGATGTGCCCTTCAGAGCGGACGTGAACGTCGAGGTCCGCTGGTCTGGCAAGCCGATCACGGTAACGACGACACCGGGTGCGGGCTTCGTCCGGAAACGGCAGGGGGTGATGACGTGGTGGGCGCCCGTCGGCCCCGCGCCGAAGCGTATGCCCGAGCCGACCGTCGTCGATCGCGCACCCGCCGGCGCGCAGCGCACCATCGACCTGACGTCGGCGTTCAACGACGATGTCACCGCCATTTTCGCACCCGGCAAATACCGCACGCCCCGCTCGCCCTTCGCGTCGCTCGCGCTACCGGCACAGGGGCTCGGCGCATGGGCGGGACACGTCAACGCTACCGCCGAGATCGACGACCGCGGCCTGCGCGCCAGCGGGGGCGAGCTGCGCCTGCCCGACGGCGGTCGCTTCGCGACGCCGGCAAAGGGCCGCAACGCGCTGTTCGTTTCGAAATGGTCGAACTATCCGGCCGAAGCGACGGTGCCGCTCGCCGGAAAGGGCCGCTTTCTGCGCCTGTTGATGACGGGCAGCACCAACGCGATGCAGAGCCGGATCGACAATGGCGAGGTCGTGGTCAGCTATGCAGACGGCGGCATCGCACGGCTGCCCTTGCGCAACCCAACGACCTGGTGGCCGATCGAGCGCGATTACCTGATCGACGACTATCAATTCCGCGTCCCCGGCACCGCACCGCTGCGCGTCGACCTCGCCACCGCCCGCGTCCGCCGGGGCGGCGCGTCAGGCGGCAGCGAGGGCAGCGAACAGCGCGTACCGGGCGGCGCGGCGACGGTCCTGGGCCTGGAACTCGACCCGAAACGCCCGCTCCGGTCCCTGACCGTCCGTGCGCGGGCCAATGACGTCGTCATCGGCCTGCTTGCCGCAACCGTCCAGGACTAA
- a CDS encoding rhodanese-related sulfurtransferase yields the protein MSPPPLPYRVLALYRFTPFADPAAIKPALLDVCERNDVHGTLLLATEGLNGTIAGSDAGVQAVLDHLRNLPGCAGLVGRESRAAAAPFHRMKVRIKREIVTMGVPEVDASDAGTYVAPEDWNALIADPDTIVVDTRNAYEVRIGTFAGAVDPATDSFRDFPAWVRENRGRLEGKRIAMFCTGGIRCEKATALVKAEGFADVHHLQGGILNYLEHVPPAESLWRGECFVFDERVAVGHGLELGTHGLCRACRMPVSPEDRASPLYEEGVACPACHDQRDATQRAGYAERAKQAALAEARGERHVGQRSVRP from the coding sequence GTGTCTCCGCCCCCGCTGCCCTACCGCGTCCTCGCGCTCTATCGTTTCACGCCCTTTGCCGATCCCGCGGCGATCAAGCCGGCGCTGCTCGACGTGTGCGAGCGCAACGACGTCCACGGCACGCTACTACTCGCGACCGAAGGGTTGAACGGGACGATCGCCGGCAGCGATGCGGGGGTGCAGGCGGTGCTCGACCATCTGCGGAACCTGCCGGGCTGCGCCGGCCTGGTCGGCCGCGAAAGCCGCGCCGCCGCCGCGCCGTTCCACCGTATGAAGGTGCGCATCAAGCGCGAGATCGTGACGATGGGCGTGCCCGAGGTCGATGCTTCCGATGCCGGAACGTATGTCGCGCCGGAGGACTGGAACGCGCTGATTGCGGACCCCGACACCATCGTCGTCGACACCCGCAACGCGTATGAAGTGCGGATCGGCACGTTCGCAGGCGCGGTCGATCCCGCGACCGACAGCTTCCGCGACTTTCCGGCCTGGGTCCGCGAGAACCGCGGGCGACTAGAGGGCAAGCGGATCGCGATGTTCTGCACCGGCGGCATCCGCTGCGAAAAGGCGACCGCGCTGGTGAAGGCCGAAGGCTTCGCCGACGTCCACCATCTGCAGGGCGGCATCCTGAATTATCTGGAGCATGTACCGCCTGCCGAGAGTCTGTGGCGCGGCGAATGTTTCGTGTTCGATGAGCGCGTCGCGGTAGGCCATGGTCTGGAACTCGGCACTCACGGCCTGTGCCGCGCGTGCCGGATGCCGGTCAGCCCCGAGGACCGGGCGTCCCCCTTGTACGAAGAGGGCGTCGCCTGTCCCGCCTGCCACGACCAGCGGGACGCGACGCAACGCGCGGGCTATGCCGAGCGGGCGAAAC
- a CDS encoding glycoside hydrolase family 88 protein, with amino-acid sequence MIRLPLAAIALTLAAPATAQVPPGIDAAWLTPLPRPTIVTDRLPTREEAVRMAEYVSAAQIAAMARKPIPVSTGGALDHMSSNWVSAAYYVGAARLARVSEDPRTLRFLTAVAEHYNYSVRGAKSGATMLNADDIAIGDLYAELYSRRRQEGTILPLRQRLDWQVPHLARATETPALIWWWCDALFMAPPVLARMSAITRDPKYLAAADKEWRRTARLLWSPQHRLFFRDARFLDRREANGQPIFWSRGNGWVVGGLARWLEAMPADHAGRAYYTDLFRTLIGRIAEVQRPDGLWPASLLAPEAYPEAETSGSAFFVYGMAWGINHGLLDRATYLPRVLKGWAALNRQLTPDGQLGAAQKTGDQPVHTRPEETGPYANGAYILAALEIADLNGPVQTLPRAEPGPDTPARIAATTPQPPAPATVVGAEEQARRAEEMAAVAKLSYEPATLGRAPEVAPLAPPPPDEQRRRAVARFAPDRLDDLLWENDLVAHRIYGPALEAKEPPSGSGIDAWAKRVRWPFMDRQLKFPNYHTDRGEGLDFYDVGRTRGAGGLGIWYQNKLWTSRNFSTYRIAQTGGDVAQFSVDYRPWPVDVVRKVWETREFALPLGTHFTRMRSTLQSDSKEPLIVGIGIGKVGAPGTRPTIIRDQSNGRMIFWGAENADHGRMGLAVLVDPKMIAGFAEDAENYLILVRVTPGQPFTYYTGSAWDRGGDVPDQAAWEAMVAKEKPVF; translated from the coding sequence ATGATCCGCCTCCCCCTTGCCGCCATCGCCCTCACGCTCGCCGCGCCCGCCACCGCGCAAGTGCCGCCCGGCATCGACGCCGCCTGGCTGACCCCGCTTCCGCGCCCGACGATCGTCACCGACCGCCTGCCGACCCGCGAGGAAGCGGTGCGGATGGCCGAATATGTCTCCGCCGCGCAGATCGCGGCAATGGCCCGCAAGCCCATCCCCGTCTCGACCGGCGGGGCGCTCGATCACATGTCCTCGAACTGGGTGTCGGCGGCCTACTATGTCGGCGCGGCGCGGCTGGCGCGGGTGTCGGAGGATCCGCGGACGTTACGATTCCTGACGGCCGTCGCCGAGCATTATAACTACAGCGTCCGCGGCGCGAAGTCGGGGGCGACGATGCTCAACGCCGACGATATCGCGATCGGCGACCTGTACGCCGAACTCTATTCGCGACGCCGGCAGGAGGGGACGATCCTCCCCTTACGCCAGCGGCTCGACTGGCAGGTGCCGCATCTGGCGCGCGCCACGGAGACGCCGGCGCTGATCTGGTGGTGGTGCGACGCGCTGTTCATGGCGCCGCCGGTGTTGGCGCGGATGTCGGCGATCACGCGCGATCCGAAATATCTCGCCGCCGCCGACAAGGAATGGCGACGGACGGCCAGGCTGCTGTGGTCGCCGCAGCACCGGCTGTTCTTTCGCGACGCGCGGTTCCTCGATCGCAGGGAGGCGAACGGCCAACCTATCTTCTGGTCGCGCGGCAATGGCTGGGTGGTCGGTGGCCTCGCACGCTGGCTGGAGGCGATGCCGGCCGATCATGCAGGCCGCGCCTATTACACCGACCTGTTCCGCACGCTGATCGGTCGCATCGCCGAGGTACAGCGCCCGGACGGACTGTGGCCAGCCAGCCTGCTTGCACCCGAGGCCTATCCGGAGGCGGAAACGTCGGGCTCCGCCTTCTTCGTCTATGGCATGGCGTGGGGGATCAATCACGGGTTGCTCGACCGCGCGACCTATCTGCCGCGGGTGCTGAAAGGCTGGGCGGCGCTCAATCGCCAGCTGACGCCCGATGGGCAACTGGGCGCGGCGCAGAAGACCGGGGACCAGCCGGTCCACACCCGCCCGGAGGAAACCGGGCCCTATGCCAATGGCGCCTATATCCTCGCCGCACTGGAGATCGCCGACCTCAACGGTCCGGTGCAGACGCTGCCCCGGGCCGAGCCGGGTCCGGACACACCCGCGCGGATCGCCGCGACCACCCCCCAGCCGCCGGCACCCGCGACCGTCGTCGGTGCCGAGGAACAGGCCCGACGCGCCGAGGAGATGGCCGCAGTCGCCAAGCTCAGCTACGAACCCGCGACGCTCGGCCGTGCGCCCGAAGTCGCCCCGCTCGCGCCCCCGCCGCCGGACGAACAGCGCCGCCGCGCGGTCGCCCGCTTCGCGCCCGACCGGCTCGACGACCTGCTGTGGGAGAACGACCTGGTCGCGCACCGCATCTACGGCCCCGCGCTGGAGGCGAAGGAGCCGCCGTCGGGATCGGGCATCGACGCCTGGGCAAAGCGCGTGCGCTGGCCGTTCATGGACCGGCAGCTGAAATTCCCCAACTATCACACCGACCGTGGCGAGGGGCTGGACTTCTACGACGTCGGCCGCACCCGCGGGGCCGGGGGCCTGGGCATCTGGTATCAGAACAAGCTGTGGACCAGCCGCAATTTCTCGACGTACCGCATCGCTCAGACAGGCGGCGACGTGGCGCAGTTCAGCGTCGATTACCGCCCCTGGCCGGTCGATGTCGTCCGCAAGGTGTGGGAGACGCGCGAGTTCGCACTGCCGCTCGGCACGCATTTCACGCGGATGCGATCGACGCTGCAATCGGACAGCAAAGAGCCGCTGATCGTCGGCATCGGCATCGGCAAGGTCGGCGCGCCCGGCACGCGCCCGACGATCATCCGTGACCAGTCGAACGGTCGGATGATCTTCTGGGGCGCGGAGAATGCCGATCATGGGCGCATGGGGCTCGCCGTGCTGGTCGACCCGAAGATGATCGCCGGCTTTGCCGAAGATGCGGAGAATTACCTGATCCTCGTGCGCGTCACACCGGGGCAGCCGTTCACCTACTACACGGGGTCGGCCTGGGATCGCGGCGGCGACGTGCCCGACCAGGCGGCGTGGGAAGCGATGGTGGCGAAGGAGAAGCCTGTCTTCTGA
- the pelA gene encoding pectate lyase, which translates to MWAKIGKFGAMTLAAAAVPLAWPVVAKVIGTNQPAPSLTRERISTLPVRERAAWLAYLARSEAAMRADRASLAAELRPGETPPPPPLAKAGGHKNAPLDRDVVWYTSAEAKRIGDTIVSFQTPAGGWSKNQDRGGPARLRGQRFANDAETMVLDPTNFDAPADRFWTFVGTIDNDATTHEMHYLGRLAAALPGRDGDRYRASFVKGVRYLLAAQYPNGGWPQVYPLEGGFHDGITFNDNGVALVAMLLEDVAEHATYRFVPADLRTKARTAVARATDVILRAQVRQNGRLTGWPQQVDALTLAPISARNYEPRSIASGETTDILMFLMRQPRPTPAMRTAIDAGVAWLQSVAVNDVAFTRTAEGRKLLPKAGAGPLWSRNYDLVTGKPIFGDKDKSIHDDVNGISEGRRNGYSWWMDVPKRAIAAYPAWQARVTG; encoded by the coding sequence ATGTGGGCAAAGATCGGTAAGTTCGGGGCGATGACACTGGCGGCAGCGGCGGTCCCGCTCGCCTGGCCGGTGGTGGCAAAAGTCATCGGCACCAACCAGCCCGCGCCATCGTTGACCCGAGAACGCATCTCGACGCTGCCGGTGCGCGAGCGTGCCGCCTGGCTTGCCTATCTCGCCCGATCCGAAGCCGCGATGCGCGCCGACCGCGCGTCGCTGGCGGCCGAACTCCGCCCCGGCGAAACGCCGCCCCCGCCGCCTCTCGCCAAAGCCGGGGGCCACAAGAACGCCCCGCTCGACCGCGATGTGGTGTGGTATACGTCGGCAGAGGCCAAGCGGATCGGCGACACCATCGTCAGCTTCCAGACTCCTGCCGGCGGGTGGAGTAAGAACCAGGACCGCGGCGGTCCGGCGCGCCTCCGTGGTCAGCGCTTCGCCAACGATGCCGAAACGATGGTGCTCGACCCCACCAACTTCGACGCGCCGGCCGACCGGTTCTGGACCTTCGTCGGCACGATCGACAACGACGCGACGACGCACGAGATGCACTATCTCGGCCGCCTCGCCGCCGCCCTGCCGGGCCGCGACGGCGACCGCTATCGCGCCAGTTTCGTGAAGGGCGTGCGCTATCTGCTCGCCGCGCAATATCCCAACGGCGGCTGGCCGCAGGTCTATCCGCTGGAAGGCGGCTTCCACGACGGCATCACCTTCAACGACAATGGCGTGGCGCTCGTTGCGATGCTGCTGGAGGATGTGGCGGAGCACGCCACGTACCGCTTCGTCCCCGCCGACCTGCGGACAAAGGCCCGTACCGCGGTTGCCCGGGCGACCGATGTCATCCTGCGGGCGCAGGTCCGCCAGAACGGCCGTCTGACCGGCTGGCCGCAACAGGTCGACGCGCTGACGCTCGCGCCGATCTCCGCCCGCAACTACGAACCGCGCTCGATCGCCAGCGGCGAGACGACCGACATCCTGATGTTCCTGATGCGGCAACCCCGCCCGACCCCGGCGATGCGCACGGCGATCGACGCCGGCGTCGCGTGGCTGCAGTCGGTCGCGGTGAACGACGTTGCCTTCACCCGCACGGCCGAGGGGCGCAAGCTGCTCCCTAAGGCCGGGGCGGGCCCACTCTGGTCGCGCAACTACGACCTCGTTACCGGCAAGCCGATCTTCGGCGACAAGGACAAGTCGATCCACGACGATGTCAACGGCATCTCAGAAGGCCGGCGCAACGGCTATAGCTGGTGGATGGACGTGCCCAAGCGCGCGATCGCGGCATATCCGGCGTGGCAGGCGCGGGTGACGGGCTGA